One segment of Acidimicrobiales bacterium DNA contains the following:
- a CDS encoding 2OG-Fe(II) oxygenase — MSDPLDIRPVFAARPARPYTSHVVLPRAFTARQCERIVALGESYGADAARLASDEPIDSTLRLARVAWIPPEPDTAWLYDKLAVLATRANRSYGFDLTGFGEDLQYTVYDEPGAFYTWHQDGLTGDVASRKLAMVVQLSDPATYRGADLELFDTVADLSADELADSNLERRQQGTVIAFPAFEYHRVTPLVSGVRRSLVVWVSGPPFR; from the coding sequence GTGAGCGACCCTCTCGACATCCGCCCGGTCTTCGCCGCTCGCCCGGCGCGCCCCTACACGAGCCACGTGGTGCTGCCGAGGGCGTTCACCGCCCGCCAGTGCGAGCGGATCGTGGCACTCGGCGAGTCCTACGGTGCCGACGCGGCCCGGCTGGCCAGCGACGAGCCCATCGACTCCACGCTGCGCCTCGCCCGGGTGGCCTGGATCCCGCCCGAGCCCGACACCGCATGGCTCTACGACAAGCTGGCGGTGCTGGCCACACGGGCCAACCGCAGCTATGGCTTCGATCTGACCGGATTCGGCGAGGACCTCCAGTACACGGTCTATGACGAGCCGGGGGCGTTCTACACCTGGCACCAGGACGGGCTGACCGGCGATGTGGCCAGCCGGAAGCTGGCCATGGTCGTCCAGCTCTCGGATCCCGCCACCTACCGGGGTGCCGACCTGGAGCTGTTCGACACGGTCGCCGACCTGAGCGCCGACGAGCTGGCGGACTCGAACCTCGAGCGGCGACAACAGGGCACGGTCATCGCCTTCCCCGCGTTCGAGTACCACCGGGTGACACCGCTGGTGTCGGGCGTCCGGCGCTCGCTGGTGGTGTGGGTGAGCGGCCCGCCGTTCCGCTGA
- a CDS encoding ferritin-like domain-containing protein, translating into MTRESDLLRRTDVNDIDEILAITNTDVTEAIHAVRDNASAIFTWDYEKGARPALNKLYEKAKTAQWNGETDLDWSIEVDPEKWFSGGTVDPRFGPDGYLAQLPNSPVKNWDDQQWGELATESLTWRMSQFLHGEQGALLCTAKIVETVPWIDAKYYAATQVMDEARHVEVFAKYLDTKVHDHYPINIHLKTLLDDIIADSRWDMTYLGMQIMVEGLALAAFGFMYQLTEEPLLKQLLRYVMADEARHVAFGVLSLKEYYGGLDEAEIRERQEFAFEAALRMRDRFLQQEVWERMGVPVKPLVKGLVDIPQEENIFQQMLFSKIVPNCKKLGLLDAGDAWLRRRFEEIGVIQFEDWVDTGEEYEQFDAVSQDREAATGS; encoded by the coding sequence ATGACACGTGAGAGTGACCTGCTGCGCCGTACCGATGTCAACGACATCGACGAGATCCTGGCCATCACCAACACCGACGTGACCGAGGCGATCCACGCCGTGCGCGACAACGCGTCGGCCATCTTCACCTGGGACTACGAGAAGGGCGCACGCCCCGCGCTCAACAAGCTCTACGAGAAGGCCAAGACCGCCCAGTGGAACGGCGAGACCGACCTGGACTGGTCGATCGAGGTCGACCCCGAGAAGTGGTTCTCCGGTGGCACCGTCGACCCGCGCTTCGGTCCCGACGGGTACCTCGCGCAGCTGCCCAACTCCCCGGTCAAGAACTGGGACGACCAGCAGTGGGGCGAGCTGGCCACCGAGTCGCTCACCTGGCGCATGAGCCAGTTCCTCCACGGCGAGCAGGGCGCGCTGCTCTGCACCGCCAAGATCGTCGAGACCGTCCCGTGGATCGACGCCAAGTACTACGCCGCCACCCAGGTCATGGACGAGGCCCGCCACGTCGAGGTGTTCGCCAAGTACCTCGACACCAAGGTGCACGACCACTACCCGATCAACATCCACCTCAAGACGCTGCTCGACGACATCATCGCCGACAGCCGGTGGGACATGACCTACCTGGGCATGCAGATCATGGTCGAGGGGCTCGCCCTGGCCGCCTTCGGTTTCATGTACCAGCTCACCGAGGAGCCACTGCTCAAGCAGCTGCTGCGCTATGTGATGGCCGACGAGGCCCGCCACGTGGCGTTCGGGGTCCTGTCGCTGAAGGAGTACTACGGCGGGCTCGACGAGGCCGAGATCCGCGAACGTCAGGAGTTCGCCTTCGAGGCGGCGCTGCGCATGCGCGACCGGTTCCTCCAGCAGGAGGTGTGGGAGCGCATGGGCGTCCCGGTCAAGCCGCTGGTCAAGGGACTCGTCGACATCCCCCAGGAGGAGAACATCTTCCAGCAGATGCTGTTCTCCAAGATCGTGCCGAACTGCAAGAAGCTCGGCCTGCTCGACGCGGGCGACGCCTGGCTGCGCCGCCGGTTCGAGGAGATCGGTGTCATCCAGTTCGAGGACTGGGTCGACACCGGCGAGGAGTACGAGCAGTTCGACGCGGTCAGCCAGGACCGGGAAGCCGCCACCGGCAGCTGA
- a CDS encoding nitroreductase family protein, with protein MDAYEAIITKRDTRSYLDEPVDPEVLDRVLRAARMAGSAKNAQLTRLVAVTDGATRTALTECGDFTSWIDAAPVVIVLVAPVEEGRLFDLGRMAQNLMVAANAEGLATCPVTFHHQDRLRPALGLPDDMEGPMAVALGWPGPVNESRQRAPRLPLDELVHRERW; from the coding sequence ATGGACGCATACGAGGCCATCATCACCAAGCGCGACACCCGCTCGTATCTCGACGAGCCCGTCGATCCGGAGGTGCTCGACCGGGTCCTGCGGGCAGCACGCATGGCGGGCAGCGCCAAGAACGCACAGCTCACCCGCCTGGTGGCGGTGACCGACGGCGCCACCAGAACGGCGCTGACCGAGTGCGGAGACTTCACGTCGTGGATCGATGCGGCGCCGGTCGTGATCGTGCTGGTGGCCCCGGTGGAGGAGGGGCGGCTGTTCGACCTCGGGCGCATGGCCCAGAACCTCATGGTGGCGGCCAACGCCGAGGGGTTGGCCACCTGCCCGGTCACCTTCCACCACCAGGATCGCCTGCGCCCGGCGCTCGGCCTCCCCGACGACATGGAGGGACCGATGGCGGTCGCCCTTGGTTGGCCCGGGCCCGTGAACGAAAGCCGGCAGCGGGCGCCCAGGCTCCCGCTCGATGAACTGGTCCATCGCGAACGGTGGTGA
- a CDS encoding FKBP-type peptidyl-prolyl cis-trans isomerase yields MSEPMKPRVEVPTGEAPPSELTVEDLQVGDGSEAAAGQQVEVHYVGVAWSDGQQFDASWDRNDPFTFGLGQGQVIAGWDQGVTGMKVGGRRRITIPPHLGYGERGAGGVIKGGETLVFVVDLLAVR; encoded by the coding sequence ATGTCTGAGCCCATGAAGCCACGCGTCGAGGTTCCCACCGGCGAGGCACCCCCCAGCGAGCTCACGGTCGAAGACCTCCAGGTCGGCGACGGGTCCGAAGCCGCGGCGGGACAGCAGGTCGAGGTCCACTACGTGGGGGTGGCCTGGAGCGACGGTCAGCAGTTCGACGCCTCGTGGGACCGCAACGACCCGTTCACCTTCGGGTTGGGTCAGGGCCAGGTCATCGCCGGCTGGGATCAGGGTGTCACCGGGATGAAGGTGGGGGGTCGCCGGCGCATCACGATCCCGCCCCACCTCGGGTACGGCGAACGGGGAGCGGGTGGGGTCATCAAGGGCGGCGAGACCCTCGTCTTCGTCGTCGACCTGCTCGCCGTGCGCTGA